TCTTGGTACTTGTTAATAACCGAAGTCGACTGTACGTCACATTACATTCAactatttatttttcaaattaaaaaatgttatgcTTATAAAGTTGCTCTTGATTTAACTCTTTGGGGCATGCTGGGATTAAAATTGTCCCACCTTTTTGATGCACCATAATGCATGGTGGGATATTTTTAGTCCCACCTTGAAATATTGCAATAGCTGCATGAGCATAGGTTTGTATTTTGTCTTATTTACATAAAGCAGTTGGTAATattttcaacaaatgttataaaTGTATTCACTTGTGTTGGCAACATTCAACATGCCAATACAGGTTCATCAATTGTTGCAAGGGGTAGGTTTATTGCAACAACTATTACTATTTTctttttatgtttttacattatgtgatacctttcttaataaaaatataccaattttgtttaatttaaaacgcaataaaatttctatgcaacatggatctactttattatctgaaatcctgTGTCACAAAGAGTTAAAAGGAATACCATAAATAGAAGTTAAGAGGAATGTTCTATTTTCAGGGAGGGTGGACAGCACTTATGTGGGCAACGTACAAGGGTAGGTCGCCAACGGTGACGATGCTACTAGCAAGAGGAGCTGATGTCAATGCACATGGAAATTTTCATATATCTTCATTGTTATGGGCCGCGGGTAGAGGTTACCCTGACATTGTTAAAGATATCATTGCTCATGGTGCTAAAGTTAATGTTGGTGATAaggtaatataattttattcaagTTCAAACACAGAATATTCATAAAAGACTAATTAAACATATAGTTGATAGCTACAGTGATCAAGCTACAGTGACTGTTACTTAAAATTGTACACCTAGCGGTTCAGCCGATATTTTTTCAATAGAACATGAAAATTGtactaaattattgaaacttGTATAGAGGTATATAGTGTAATATTTCTTTATTTGATACATAACAACAATACAAAAAAATCTTTAGTAGTActcagtaaattaaataaaatttgagatTGTGTATGAAACTTAGTTGTCAGTAAAAGTTGTACACTGTTGGTAACAGTGGAAATCCGGTGAATCCCCAATGGTTTTTTGTGTAATAATGCTTAGCAGCTATTGAATCTAGCTGATTTAGCAGCATTTTGATTGTTATATGCGTTGTTCTGCCAAAAAATCAATAAAAAAGACTTaaaatgcgataaactacagtagCTGAGCGTAAATTAGTTATTTATCactataaaaacaaaaaaagttATAATGAAATTATTTGGAACGAATTGGACAAAAAAGTAAGATTACATAATATTACAAACAAGGAAAGCCTTAGAAAAGCTTTGCAAGAAGAATGGTCGAAAATAACACCTGAATTTTCtaagaatttaataaaatcaaTTCCTCGACGACTGCAGTGTGTTCAAAATGCATTTAGTTACCcaactaaatattaatataaataatttttattatatattattctaaAACTGTATCTTATTTCCTCTGTACGATTTTTACTCACAGCTGAGTTTCATACGCAacctcaaattttatttaatttactgagTACTGAgtaaataaagaaacattacaCTATATGCTTTTATacgagtttcaataatttagtacaattttcatgttttattgaaaaaatatcggCTGAACCGCTAGGTGTACGATTTTAAGTGACAGTCactgtatatatttttaaataagtcGTGTATTTAATCAAAGAATCATTAAAGAAATTGAATAACAATTTATGAAGAAATGCTTTATCTTATTTGTACATTGTCTGTTATTTCTCTcgaaaaaaatgtttattatattaaaccTCAATGGGCATCGTTTTTCAACttctagtatggtaccacagcgtTGGTGTGGGCGTCACGTAAAGGAAATGTAGAAATTGTAGATACGTTATTAAAAGCTGGTGCTAATGTTGATACTGCTGGCATGGTAAGATCAAAATTTGTCTGCTACATATTTCTATTATCAAATTGAAGTAATATCAATAATTGTAGTGAGTAAATACCAAAGAACCTAAGAGCCAAGTAATGATTCTCtaattctgaaaaaaaaacatttttattactGTTATAAAGTAACAAAAAGACGTTTACCGTGTTGTTGTATTACACACTGCTAATTGATACACAAATTTTCAGAAATAAAACTATATCATTCTTATGAGAAAGTTTTTATCGAAAAAAATGGAAAGACGTTAAGTGCTACTTCatgtttttataatttaaaatgtttCTGTTGACTCTTCTTTTTCTGATGAAACTGTAGATGTTGGATTTACGATCCTTTTATAATGAATTTTGTGATCTTCCTCTAAAACGAcatcctctgggaaaaattttaatgtgtgattctagaggccaaaataagatgaaaatcaagaataccaatttgttgatggaggcttcattaaaaagttattaacgtttaaagttccgctcgtactgaatttttttctcgaaaatgcgcaagatttcgggggtatgtctattcaccaaaaatgattgtaattgacccccgcaaccgaaaataatttttacagaacgatttgaaatttttttttttcgtcgaaaaatttaggcacctaattagattttcggtaaggaatttttttctcgaaagtgcgtaggatttcgggggtatgtgtaatgaccaaatatgattgtaattgacctccgcaaccgaatataatttttttagaatgatttgaaaaatttttttttcgccaaaaattttcagcacttatccaattttttttttcgaaagtggataggctttcggaggtatgtctattcaccaaaaatgattgtaattggcccccgcaaccgaaaataattttttcaaaattaattaaaaattttttttttcgtcgaaaaatttaggcacctaccccctgtcgatttttcttaaaaattccttttccatttttagtaattttgtttgacgccctacagaaaagttgtctaatatttttttgtaggtacctatgagctctacttcagaaaagagtttcattgaaatatattcacaattgtaggagttatggctgcttgaaaattggaccatttttatggggtttttctcattttgcggggtcaaggaccaacttttcgaatatttttgcgatttctacatattctccaccaaaatacgcgtagtttacttttttaaacattaaaatcgttcaatccgttcagaagttatgacgttttaaagattcgcatggaaattcgggcagacatttctggccagaaattatattttcggtaaggaatttttttctcgaaactgagtaggatttcgggggtatgtctgttgaccaaaaatgcttataattgacccctgcaactaaaaataatttttccaagacgattcgaaagtcttttttcacccaaaacattcagcacttactcgaatttttttctcgaaagtgggtaggatttcgggggtatgtgtaatgaccaaaaatgtttgtaatttacccctgtaattaaatataatttttttagaatgatttgaaatttttgaatttaattgttaataactttttaatggagcctccatcaacaaattggtattcttgattttcgtcttattttggtctctagaatcccccattaaaatttttctcaggggtggccgaacaccctgtatatgtatattgtatATAGTTCCTTTTCAGATTACAAATTTTCTATtaacttttccttttcatttatttttttggCTAGAAATTTTAATAACAAAGCTTCTTTTATGTTGTAATTATTTTCCCCCATTGCAGAatattaacgcgttcactgtcggaTCTCTTAACGGCGTATCCAAAAGCATAGAACTATGACCCGTTTACGGGTCAtgaacagtgaacgtgttaatgaaTTTCCAATCTGATATCAGTATATGTTTCCTCTACCGTAACGTTAatgcttttatttaaaaaattactgctTTTGTTATATGTATTTAGTTGGAATGTGTCAAGTTATTCTTCTGCAATGCTCTTCAAGTACCACCATccccaatatttttatatctaCTACTTCAAATGGGGAATTGTATCCAGTAGAAATGACAACTTTATGCATTTCCTTTAATACAATAGCTTCTATATTCTCTTTTTCTTATTCTACCAGATATTTCCAGTTATTATAAACTTGTACTTTACTGTATCAAATACCCCATCAATCACTAAAGAAACAAACACAAACAAAATGACTTTATTCTTATTCTGTCCTATTATTCGGCTATAcagtttaatttattcaaaactCACTCAGGCACTTAACCCCTTTCTAAAGAAAATATGCTTGGAGATAATTACTGCTCTAGCTACAAGCATGCTTTTCGATCATAAGGGAACTGCTAACACACTGCTTTTCCCTAGAAACATTGGCGATTACACATAAGATCTAATTATGGAGAAATCTTAATCTCTTGAATCTAAGCTCTTAGCCTCTTTGATACTTTCAATTTGAATTCTCtttcttatttaatttaatctcaataattcatttttattatcgTATATTATGAGTTATATAAATAGTAGAAGTAACAATATGATTGAGTATTAATAGATTATTaactaaatattttacagtattcaTGGACTGCTCTCCTTGTGGCTACCCTTGGTAATCATGTGGACGTCGTACTGCTCCTTTTGGAGCACAAACCGAACGTAAATGCTCTAGATAAGGATGGCTGCACAGCCCTAGCAATAGCCTGTCGAGAAGGGCATCACGAGATAGCAAATGCACTTTTGAACGCTGGTGCTTATGTAAACATTCAGGACAGAGCCGGAGATACAAACTTAATTCATGCTGTGAAAGGCGGTCATAGAGGAGTGGTTGAATCTCTTTTAAAGAAGTATGCCGACGTCGACATCGCCGGAAAGGTGACAAAATTGATACTAAATTATCATCCCAGACAGAAGACAGGATATCAGTTAATATCTTGACAATGGTTCCGACTAGAACCTAAAAGTCTCTTTTGTATATCGAACCTACTTGTTTCCCATTCATTTCAAGCTTGGACTATGATTATATTTCTTTAAAGAAGTTGAAGAACTAGCTAACCAGGcacattttattgaaatattctaGGATAAGAAAACCGCAACTTACATAGCAGTAGAAAAAGGCAATATATCGATATTAAAATTGTTACTAAACGCTAACCCAGACTTGGAGATCGCAACGAAAGACGGTGACACGCCGCTACTGCGGGCAGTTAGGTCGCGCAACGCCGAAATCGTGCAATTACTGCTAGACAAGAAAGCCAAGGTCTCAGCCACCGACAAAAAGGGCGACACGGTGCTTCATGTAGCTATGCGAGCAAGATCGAAAGCTATCGTCGAGATATTATTGAGAAATCCGAAGAATAGTCAGCTACTTTACCGTCCAAATAGGCAAGGCGAAACCCCGTACAACATTGACATTAATCATCCGAAAACCATTCTTGGACAAATATTTGGCGCGAGTAAGTTGTTCGTACGTTTCTtacaaaaaatttaataaaccagCAAGcatgtttattataaaattaaatttttttaaatgtcaaTTGCTTGTGTGAACATTAAAAAACAAACTATTCGTTGATTATTCAAGCACTATCAAAGAACAGGTGCAAATCCATTATTTTGTCAAGTTTATTACAATGATGATCATATATCATATGGTTCATTTTagtacaaaattatttatcaaaaatatttgtaagaattatttaacaaagaatAATTGGATTGTAGCATACAGGGGTCGAATGAAAcgataaatatttgtaaataaatgttatttggtaaattttgtttttttccagGACGCCTTAACACCAACGAAGATAATGAAAATATGCTTGGCTATGACTTATACAGTAGTGCTTTGGCAGATATTCTCAGTGAACCATCTCTTTCGACGCCTATAACTGTTGGCCTTTACGCAAAATGGGGTTCTGGAAAATCTTTCTTATTAAATAAGTTGAGAGGTAATAATTGTATAGCGTTTTGTTTGTTAAAACATATACTTGAATTGCAAGATGTTCAAAGTACCTGATACGCTTAATTTTTTCAGAGGAAATGAAGAATTTTGCTCGTCAATGGATAGATCCTGTATTCCAATTCTCTTTCTTACTTTTTGTAGTAGTGTCTCATGTATCTTTATTAGTGGGTATCACCATAGGTCTTGCTCTACAGTCGTGGATCGTTGGTCTTGCTTGTGGTATAAGTCTTATTTTCATTACATACGCTTTTTTGATACTTATCTGGCATGCTAACAAAAGGTAAGGAAACCAACTGGATGGTACACACATTCCAAATCTATTTCTATTTTATAATCCTTTACAATTTACATTGTAGATACGATTGGTACTGGCCATATAACTTCACCGTTGCTCTAACTACAAAGTTAAATTCATTGAAGCTGTTGTTGCAAGTGATTTTCTGTCATCCTCCCGGTGGCCAAGTTCACGACGGTGTGACGGTCCAGCCaatcaaattttatttcaccGACCAGACTCGAGTTGGCACAACTGCCGCTGGAGAAAACGCAGTAGTACAAATGGTGGGATCGCTTTATGATTCCATTGAAAATGATTTTGGTTCCTTGTCCACGAGATTGTACAGAGCGTTCAGACCAAAGCCTGATAAATCAACTACGACTTGGAAGTGGAGACACCTTTGTTGTCTACCATACATAGTCATATTCGAATTCTGTTTTTGCAGTTTACTTGTTGGCATTTCTGTGCTCACCGTCTACCTTATCGACATTTCTAGCAACGAGTGAGTACACAATAAGGATTGACTTAGCAACAATTTTTTATGCAAAGAAGACACTAAATAGGATAATAAAGCGATCGATAGATTTTAAAATGAGGTTTCTATTACTTACCGATTATCACAGGCCAACGATAGAGAAAGTTACGGCACACATAATTATGATAACTGTTGCCTTAATATTAGCAGTCAGTGTAATAGCAAACTTATATACATGGAGTCGAACTTTGCAAGCGCTTGTTTTCTCTCAAAGACGGCATCTTCAACGGAGCATTTCCAAGTTGGAGACTTTAAAAAGCGAAGGTTTTATACAAACACTGAGAAGCGAAGTCAGTTTAATGACGGAAATGGTACATAAACTGTTATTCAGAttacatattttattaatatattctttctatctaataacaaaatttttgtataaaaacaGGTCAAATGTCTAGATAGTTTCATGGCTCAACAAAGTAGATTAGTAGTAATTGTGGATGGTCTGGACAGTTGCGAACAAGATAAAGTGTTGTTAGTTTTAGATGCTATACAAGCATTATTTAGTGATAATGGTTATCCGTTTGTTGTAATATTAGCGATTGATCCACATATTATTGCCAAGGTATTATAGCATATCCTTtacttttttcaaaataatGGGTTGAATGGAAAAATTTTCGTTTCACGTAAGATAATATAGGTGTAAATCGTTATCAgacaattttatatattttttaaagcaATTGTGCCGTAAAGAATATTACAAGGAAAGATCCTCTATAGCACAAAAACTATAGAAAACATTCGTGAAGTGTTTGATGAATATGTCATTTAAATTATGCGTCAAACATGGTTAAAAATGTAAATTGGTTGCAAATTTTCTTCAAATCGTTGAATACTAATTCGAGAATTTGAAAAAGAATTTCATTTTTCCCAAACATGCATTGTTCAAACCCTTCGTCCAACTTAGAAGCCAAATGTTAGAATAGTCTTACTACTCAACATCTCAGTTATACATGTACTGATTGAAAAAGACAGATTGGCCAgtgttgatatatattttactctTTACTCCTCAATAAAAAGTCTTTGGACTTGACTAGAACTCTTTAATTATCATTTATTTAGATCACTGCAAAATCATTTGATTAGTAGAATTCAGAACTCTCGAAGAAGTCGATACTTTAATTTAAAGTCAAAAAGCGTTTATAAATTTATGAATCTAGCAAAGAAAACTATGTAATTAattacataaatatttattcttagaagcatacatatacgtatagatatattttacaataaataaaatgcaACAACTTTCCATTCAGCTCCTAATGTATTAATACGCCGAAGTTAACATATTTACTATAATACTTCGCTCAACAGGCAGTGGAAGTCAATAGTAGAAGATTATTCACAGAATCCAATATTGGAGGGCACGATTACTTGCGCAATATGGTGCATCTTCCATTTTATTTGCAAAATAGTGGTTTACGAAAGGTGAAGGTTGCTCAACAAACTGCCCAACATAGCAAAAAAACCGCATGGACTGAAGCTGAAGAGAGTGTTAATTACACCGCATCTAGTACAATGCATCATTCGGTTTCTAATAGAAGACTCAGTACAGAGTCTGGTATAATGAACAGCAACGAAAAGTTGAAACCACAAAGTAGAAAAGGCAGTAGAAAATTGCGATTAAGCGAGTCGATAGCCAGTAGTATTGGTAGCAATTTAAATCGACTGGGTGGAGCACAGGATCTTAATAAAATGCTTCTCACTGACGACTACTTCAGCGACGTAAACCCTCGTAGCATGAGGAGATTAATGAACGTCGTTTATGTTACtggtaataaaataattattagtttcTAGAATACTTATTTcacaatttattatatttgcaTTTAATATATCACTTATTTATTTTAGGGAGGTTATTAAAAGCATTCCAAATTGATTTTAATTGGTATCACTTAGCCAGTTGGATCAATATCACCGAACAATGGCCATTTAGAACATCTTGGTTGATTCTGCATTATGATATGTATGAAGAGAGTTTAGATGATTCCATGTCGTTAAAGAGTCTTTATGATAAGTACGTTCCATTTATAATTATCCTGTGTCTTTTAAATCGACTACTTGTGTTTAGCATTTTGTTGAATATAATTATTTGATAATGTACGACTTTCTAATTAACTGATTACAATATATTAAAAGAAATCGcgataaaaatgataaaatgaaataatttatttcctttGACTATTGAAATTGATCCAATATTTGATAAAAAAGAATTTGTTTACAATCTAATaagttatgtttttttttttaattattaggaTACGTCCCCAAATACCAGTACTTAAAGAAGTTCAGCCTCTGTTAGAAATGGATAGAGATGAACGCAAGCTGGACATTTTCCTGACTTTCCATCGTGCCAGCTTACTTGTTAGCGATATGAAGATATTCTTGCCATTCACGATTAATCTTGATCCTTATATTAAGAAAAAGATCAAGGAAGAGCAACAAAGCATAGAAGAAGAAACAGGACTTGGGCCATATAAACAGTACAATCCTTGGACTATGCATGGTGGTACTCAGGAGCAATGGAATGCGAATAGAACTGGTTTAATCAATCGTAACGTGAAATTAGCCAGAACACCAAGTCTACAAGGATCTGCTCCAGTACCATCAACTTCATCTTGGTGCATGCAACCGTCATTCGATTGGCAGACTCCACCTTGGGTACAAATGCCTCCTATGGAACCCGTACTTAAACCACTTTCTGCAACTACAACTTTACCGGTACAATATGCACATAACGTTTATAAAATTGTATATAATTTCTTAGCATCTGACAAAAACTGTATTGCCTTTCTCCTTTCTAGTCCGAAATTTTGGAAATAAAACTTTCGTCTCTAACAGTAAACGGCGTTTGTGACCTCATTGATAGAATTGAAAGTTTAAATCACAATCAAGCACCACAGTACAAAAATGTTATTAAGGAAAATAACATTAATGGCAGGGTTTTGTTACACTGTGAGACACAAGAGCTGAAAAAAGTAAGTTTTTCCTTTTGATTTGATAATGCTCTTTCTACGCTAAGTTCagtataaaacatttaaatctAGTTCCCCAAACACAATTACGAATGTTGTACGATAAATAACTTCTTCATACTTACAGGtacttaaaatggcttttggagaTTGGGAACTGTTCCGTATGGTGATTGTTTCACTTAGGGAATTAGAACTGTCATCGTTTAGCATGCATGAAGAAGGTCCACGCTGCGTACGATTCACTGTGGGATCGGAACAAATTCAAAGAAAAGGTACGTaacaatttttcataaaaataaaattataattattaagcaTACAGTACGGTATGCCCATTATAAATAGAAAAGCGAGAATATTCCGTAAATAGTTAAAAAAagcaaaagaatttttcaaggtcaaacttaattttttaaaatgaaatatattattatactcATGATGTAACAGAATTCGTTAAGAGTAATTCAATAAAATCATTCGGTGTCATGCAACAGTGTAAATTAATAAGTATATGTATATTAGCTTAAAGCTTTTACATTacttttcaaaatatttgttaaaCAATCCATTTCCACGACTTAAAGTTACctgttgataaatactttacaaGCATCGAAAAATGCAGCTAAAATTAATCGATTTGATGTTTATAACACCCTTCtctaaaataaacaatttttgtaTAAACAGTTTCGTTGTATATTCAAAtgtttaagaaatatttttatttgttaatatAAAATCAACATTCAATATATGAAAACCATGTGTTACTTCTCTGTTTTAGACCATACTTTACCAAATAATTCGATACGTGTGCCTGTAcacgttgaaaaagaaaaaggaacatCAAGAACCGATGGTCCTCCTAGACGAGAACAAACTAAGCAATCTATTATGGAAAAACAAGTAAGCCTTTTTAAAGCGTATTATTAGAATACATATACACTTTTATTCTACCTCTTGATAGATTAATAAAATATGATTCTCATTACAATCGCGTGCTCGGTTTTAGTTCCAGGTAAGCAAAATTATGTTTGACGGCTTCAtaatgcaaacaaataataataattattaataaacgaaATCCAGAAAGTTAATACTAACTAGGTTATCGAACCTATCAAGAAACAAATAACGGATTCATTTTTCAGGTGACCTTAGAAGAACAAATGATTTGTGGAGCACTGCAGACTTTAAATGAAGAAGCTTGCGAAGATGTATTAGACGTACCATCACCGGCGGTAGTACCATCAGACTCACTTCCAGGTGAGCCCTCTTCACTACCGCTTACACTGCCTCTGGTTATAGTTCAAGAACCACCACAGCCAGACCAAAATTGCGACACTGTATTTGAGTACAATACAAATCTTTAATGGTTTGAATCGAAGAAGACCGTCTTCGATCGTCTATCATGTGTGTACTGCATCGATACGACTACATCATCCTATTCGAAGATGGTTCTATATACTCGTAGTCTCAATTCTTTAGGAAAATTTTGTTAACGTATCTTTTATTTAAATGTTTCTTAATATGTCAATATATAGATACATCCATAGCAGTATTACCTATGATAGGTGCACCCATATAAggggaaattaataaaaatttagtttTTATATACACACATATACATATGTGGAAGAGGCTGAAGGAAACATCGCTACTTCCTTCTGAGACCTACCTCTACATCGACTGTTTGAAAATGTGCCAATGCGTCGTGCGAGACTGGACCGTTGTAAATAGACGAAGGATATAAAATGAATGTCAtctgttaaataaaatatacacaTAATGCGTGAAATAAGTAACGTTATGGCGGTAGTGACTTGAATGTATGCGTTTTACTATAGATATAATAAAAGCATCGTCTTCGTGCAATAGTTTAGTACAATAATGGTGTAGCTTGCGAGAAAGAAAAGCTGCGAAAACGTTTTGTATTTCTGAAACAATAGGAAACATTCGTGTCCGTGGCAAAGTATTAATCTGtcttaaaatgttattattaaTGCTTAATCGCTGGTTGTATTATTTTACTTCCCGATATATACGACACATAGAAATATTGTATATTTCCTAGATTCAAAACCTATTATTTTCCACAATGAACATTTGTAAAACAGACTGTGATAATTACTTGTTACTATCATCGGATGCTGTTGAACGAGTACCTATACTTCCTTTTTGGATGTTCACGCTGATAGATCTTGTATACTTAGAAAGATAAGCTTCAACGTGAAAGAGTTTTATATATCAAATTAAAGAACTAGTTATATTTTCATCCTGATTCattgtattctttttttttgtactaCCTGTACAATTACCATAATTAGATTGTTCGAACATTATATTATAAATGCAAATGgcaataaaattttgttggaAAATTAAAGCGAGATTATCTTTCTTAACGGAGTAGATCTATAAGCTTAACGAGCGCATTCTTTCATTTTATATCTTTATTCTATAACACAACGCGCTCGGTGCTACGGATAGTTGAAAAGTTAATGGCAGTAATTAATCATATTTCACCGAAACATTCTTACAATGTTTTTAATCTTCGATTCCTCAATTGTTTGATTTCGTACTGGCGTTTGCAATGGAATTCGTGCGGAGATCGAAAAGGAAACAAAAGGCATATAACACTGACCCTTTGTTTTAGGAACAGGCGCAACCGCATCTCAGGACACGGATTTCGTAATTCTTCAATCTAATCCGCATCTGCACTGGGTACCAGTTAACGACGAACCAGAAACATCGGACGACAGTTCAC
The Colletes latitarsis isolate SP2378_abdomen chromosome 14, iyColLati1, whole genome shotgun sequence DNA segment above includes these coding regions:
- the Arms gene encoding ankyrin repeat-rich membrane spanning isoform X4 is translated as MSSINLEKMLRLTTLSRTLHRTDSMVSLCYRSLASYITDDNLAGLQNFLESKRVQVDDRDENGSTALIFAATKGKIHFVRELINHGADVNAEDGDNWTALLCAAKEGHTDVCLELLEHGAELEHRDMGGWTALMWATYKGRSPTVTMLLARGADVNAHGNFHISSLLWAAGRGYPDIVKDIIAHGAKVNVGDKYGTTALVWASRKGNVEIVDTLLKAGANVDTAGMYSWTALLVATLGNHVDVVLLLLEHKPNVNALDKDGCTALAIACREGHHEIANALLNAGAYVNIQDRAGDTNLIHAVKGGHRGVVESLLKKYADVDIAGKDKKTATYIAVEKGNISILKLLLNANPDLEIATKDGDTPLLRAVRSRNAEIVQLLLDKKAKVSATDKKGDTVLHVAMRARSKAIVEILLRNPKNSQLLYRPNRQGETPYNIDINHPKTILGQIFGARRLNTNEDNENMLGYDLYSSALADILSEPSLSTPITVGLYAKWGSGKSFLLNKLREEMKNFARQWIDPVFQFSFLLFVVVSHVSLLVGITIGLALQSWIVGLACGISLIFITYAFLILIWHANKRYDWYWPYNFTVALTTKLNSLKLLLQVIFCHPPGGQVHDGVTVQPIKFYFTDQTRVGTTAAGENAVVQMVGSLYDSIENDFGSLSTRLYRAFRPKPDKSTTTWKWRHLCCLPYIVIFEFCFCSLLVGISVLTVYLIDISSNEPTIEKVTAHIIMITVALILAVSVIANLYTWSRTLQALVFSQRRHLQRSISKLETLKSEGFIQTLRSEVSLMTEMVKCLDSFMAQQSRLVVIVDGLDSCEQDKVLLVLDAIQALFSDNGYPFVVILAIDPHIIAKAVEVNSRRLFTESNIGGHDYLRNMVHLPFYLQNSGLRKVKVAQQTAQHSKKTAWTEAEESVNYTASSTMHHSVSNRRLSTESGIMNSNEKLKPQSRKGSRKLRLSESIASSIGSNLNRLGGAQDLNKMLLTDDYFSDVNPRSMRRLMNVVYVTGRLLKAFQIDFNWYHLASWINITEQWPFRTSWLILHYDMYEESLDDSMSLKSLYDKIRPQIPVLKEVQPLLEMDRDERKLDIFLTFHRASLLVSDMKIFLPFTINLDPYIKKKIKEEQQSIEEETGLGPYKQYNPWTMHGGTQEQWNANRTGLINRNVKLARTPSLQGSAPVPSTSSWCMQPSFDWQTPPWVQMPPMEPVLKPLSATTTLPSEILEIKLSSLTVNGVCDLIDRIESLNHNQAPQYKNVIKENNINGRVLLHCETQELKKVLKMAFGDWELFRMVIVSLRELELSSFSMHEEGPRCVRFTVGSEQIQRKDHTLPNNSIRVPVHVEKEKGTSRTDGPPRREQTKQSIMEKQVTLEEQMICGALQTLNEEACEDVLDVPSPAVVPSDSLPGTGATASQDTDFVILQSNPHLHWVPVNDEPETSDDSSLESTVHLQRTNSQRSITSQLSTRSVCSFGRRNTRRDAGNANTSRPSSLFMSPPPSPRPAFRSKSTDENYVANNIPLKPTISTPIKKLRSTSTLNEETVSVSVPNSNLEKLTKLKDRLMGTLPASSAPGESEDESTPLVSELSTPTHSQSDSVFKHDSSEEHSSSISSNKSLPRDGERSVDIDYSDTVSLMVREPLHVRFLSRQDAEEWDNPETPV